From the Xiphophorus maculatus strain JP 163 A chromosome 20, X_maculatus-5.0-male, whole genome shotgun sequence genome, one window contains:
- the LOC106699726 gene encoding complement decay-accelerating factor-like isoform X1 translates to MEVLLDTRRQRKLLILYLFIGNVAAQCSKPDAGENMVLTEESLLKNDFPEGSEVTLECSNGYEKESGSGIMNCIDNKWTEPDLNCKKKDCGFPKAEPHMEFNTSQGTLFGSVVKVTCEEGYRISGSSYKHCLPKGWFGRASCNIVTCSKPTEVENGEHSWSSDNKPEYKQTIHFTCKPGYTMLGNQSIQCTKNGKYDSEPPQCIGLTTEGKITTNIITTAPTTTEQETSTGNGLTATPTFHKATTVTARPSTNISTLKQDYRKRPSEENNTTPSTSKKEQNIETLNINKDKGYTAVIISVVVVTIVLCLVAFFLNKFLMRKKGSYDTGEDLKPELLQFQNL, encoded by the exons ATGGAGGTTTTACTGGACACCCGCAGACAGAGAAAACTCCTCATCCTGTACCTATTTATTGGTAATGTTGCAG CGCAATGTTCTAAACCAGACGCAGGAGAGAACATGGTTCTCACCGAAGAATCTCTCCTAAAAAATGATTTCCCAGAGGGTTCCGAGGTCACATTAGAGTGCAGCAATGGATATGAAAAAGAAAGTGGCTCTGGGATCATGAACTGCATTGATAATAAGTGGACTGAGCCAGATCTCAACTGCAAGA AGAAAGACTGTGGTTTCCCTAAAGCAGAGCCACACATGGAATTTAATACCAGCCAGGGTACTCTGTTTGGTTCAGTGGTTAAAGTAACCTGTGAAGAAGG TTACCGGATCAGTGGATCAAGCTACAAACACTGCCTCCCAAAAGGGTGGTTTGGAAGGGCATCATGTAACA tTGTTACTTGCTCCAAACCAACTGAAGTGGAAAATGGCGAACATTCTTGGAGTAGTGACAATAAACCAGAATATAAACAAACTATACATTTCACATGTAAACCAGGATACACCATGCTTGGGAATCAAAGTATTCAGTGTACCAAAAATGGCAAATATGATTCTGAGCCTCCACAATGCATTG GTTTGACCACAGAAGgcaaaattacaacaaacatTATTACAACTGCTCCCACAACAACAGAACAAG aAACATCCACTGGTAATGGTTTGACTGCCACACCAACTTTTCACAAAGCCACAACTGTCACAGCTAGACCATCCACAAATATCTCAACACTGAAACAAG ATTACAGAAAAAGACCATCTGAGGAAAATAATACTACACCCAGTACTTCAAAAAAAG AACAGAATATAGAgactttaaatataaacaaagatAAAG GATATACAGCTGTTATAATCAGTGTGGTGGTTGTTACGATAG TACTCTGCCTAGTTGCAttctttttaaacaagtttcttatgagaaaaaaagg CTCATATGACACTGGAGAAGACCTGAAGCCGGAGTTATTACAGTTCCAAAATCTTTAA
- the LOC106699726 gene encoding complement decay-accelerating factor-like isoform X2, translating to MEVLLDTRRQRKLLILYLFIGNVAAQCSKPDAGENMVLTEESLLKNDFPEGSEVTLECSNGYEKESGSGIMNCIDNKWTEPDLNCKKKDCGFPKAEPHMEFNTSQGTLFGSVVKVTCEEGYRISGSSYKHCLPKGWFGRASCNIVTCSKPTEVENGEHSWSSDNKPEYKQTIHFTCKPGYTMLGNQSIQCTKNGKYDSEPPQCIGLTTEGKITTNIITTAPTTTEQETSTGNGLTATPTFHKATTVTARPSTNISTLKQDYRKRPSEENNTTPSTSKKEQNIETLNINKDKGYTAVIISVVVVTIVLCLVAFFLNKFLMRKKGSVGNEPIC from the exons ATGGAGGTTTTACTGGACACCCGCAGACAGAGAAAACTCCTCATCCTGTACCTATTTATTGGTAATGTTGCAG CGCAATGTTCTAAACCAGACGCAGGAGAGAACATGGTTCTCACCGAAGAATCTCTCCTAAAAAATGATTTCCCAGAGGGTTCCGAGGTCACATTAGAGTGCAGCAATGGATATGAAAAAGAAAGTGGCTCTGGGATCATGAACTGCATTGATAATAAGTGGACTGAGCCAGATCTCAACTGCAAGA AGAAAGACTGTGGTTTCCCTAAAGCAGAGCCACACATGGAATTTAATACCAGCCAGGGTACTCTGTTTGGTTCAGTGGTTAAAGTAACCTGTGAAGAAGG TTACCGGATCAGTGGATCAAGCTACAAACACTGCCTCCCAAAAGGGTGGTTTGGAAGGGCATCATGTAACA tTGTTACTTGCTCCAAACCAACTGAAGTGGAAAATGGCGAACATTCTTGGAGTAGTGACAATAAACCAGAATATAAACAAACTATACATTTCACATGTAAACCAGGATACACCATGCTTGGGAATCAAAGTATTCAGTGTACCAAAAATGGCAAATATGATTCTGAGCCTCCACAATGCATTG GTTTGACCACAGAAGgcaaaattacaacaaacatTATTACAACTGCTCCCACAACAACAGAACAAG aAACATCCACTGGTAATGGTTTGACTGCCACACCAACTTTTCACAAAGCCACAACTGTCACAGCTAGACCATCCACAAATATCTCAACACTGAAACAAG ATTACAGAAAAAGACCATCTGAGGAAAATAATACTACACCCAGTACTTCAAAAAAAG AACAGAATATAGAgactttaaatataaacaaagatAAAG GATATACAGCTGTTATAATCAGTGTGGTGGTTGTTACGATAG TACTCTGCCTAGTTGCAttctttttaaacaagtttcttatgagaaaaaaagg ATCTGTTGGAAATGAACCCATCTGTTAG